One window of Dendrosporobacter quercicolus genomic DNA carries:
- a CDS encoding N-acetylmuramoyl-L-alanine amidase family protein, whose protein sequence is MHANSAASPAAQGTEVYHYPGSSEGKRLAALLQARLVAELGTADRGVKAANFQVLRQTGCPAALVEVAFLSHADERRLMCGYAGQLAAAVAMTEALGEYAASSSQ, encoded by the coding sequence ACAGCGCCGCCAGCCCTGCTGCCCAGGGTACGGAGGTCTATCATTATCCGGGCAGCAGCGAAGGCAAACGGCTGGCGGCCCTGCTGCAGGCCCGGCTGGTGGCCGAGCTGGGAACGGCCGACCGCGGCGTCAAGGCCGCCAATTTCCAGGTGCTGCGGCAAACCGGCTGCCCGGCGGCGCTGGTGGAGGTGGCTTTTCTCTCCCATGCGGACGAGCGGCGGCTGATGTGCGGTTATGCCGGGCAGTTGGCGGCGGCCGTGGCCATGACTGAGGCATTAGGTGAATATGCGGCCAGTAGCAGCCAATAG